Proteins encoded in a region of the Zunongwangia endophytica genome:
- a CDS encoding AraC family transcriptional regulator: MKAQLQNNGLYDNVTCIRRKQEKIQESCHYHPELEIIYILEGKGTSLIGDFVTNFDSGDLFIIGGNLPHTFKNKIKNCSNPEVIILYFNANFLKRLSEFETDFHFLKEILRLSRLGIKYSIQHDKTITNQLINLAKHGNSCSLQALAFLNELHKSQENKIIGTLNSMNDENHRDERLQLITDYTTTNFKEDINLNSIASIVGMNKSAFCRFFKNKTGKTYVTYLNEVRINKACQILKLKNASNTISVACFESGFNNLSYFNRIFKKFMGITPSQYLCE; encoded by the coding sequence ATGAAAGCGCAATTGCAAAACAATGGACTATATGATAATGTCACATGTATACGTAGAAAGCAGGAAAAAATTCAGGAATCTTGTCACTATCATCCCGAGCTTGAAATTATTTATATTTTAGAAGGTAAAGGAACTAGTCTTATTGGTGACTTTGTAACTAATTTTGATTCTGGCGATTTGTTTATAATTGGTGGAAATTTACCTCACACTTTCAAAAATAAAATTAAAAATTGCTCTAACCCTGAAGTTATCATCCTATATTTTAATGCTAATTTTTTGAAACGTCTCTCGGAATTTGAAACAGATTTTCACTTTCTAAAGGAGATTCTTAGGTTATCACGACTAGGTATAAAATATTCTATTCAACATGATAAAACGATCACTAATCAGCTAATAAATCTTGCAAAACATGGAAATAGTTGCTCATTGCAAGCCTTAGCATTTCTGAACGAATTGCATAAGAGTCAGGAAAACAAAATCATTGGCACTTTAAATTCTATGAATGATGAAAATCATAGAGACGAGAGACTTCAACTAATTACCGACTATACCACCACAAATTTTAAAGAAGATATAAACCTGAACTCTATAGCGTCAATAGTAGGCATGAATAAAAGTGCTTTTTGTAGATTTTTTAAAAATAAAACAGGAAAAACTTACGTTACTTACCTAAATGAGGTTAGAATAAATAAAGCCTGCCAAATCTTAAAATTAAAAAATGCAAGTAATACTATTTCCGTAGCTTGCTTTGAATCTGGATTTAATAACCTCTCCTATTTTAATCGAATCTTCAAAAAATTTATGGGGATTACACCTTCTCAATATTTGTGCGAATAA
- a CDS encoding response regulator transcription factor, which produces MKTAYNIIIADDHKMFVDGLRSILEQEDDLHIIHTTSNGEEVLKYLKINQNEQIDLLITDLNMPGMDGVALNQNIKKKFPGIKTMVISMLEDGAKIKTLTEDEVNGYLSKNAEQNELLRAIRKILSGENYFSSRIQSILIKTLTSNRKTSEVRLTQREKEVLQLIAKEYTTQEIADMLFLSKHTIESYRKNLINKLEVRNLAGLTRYAIENNMI; this is translated from the coding sequence ATGAAAACAGCTTATAACATTATCATTGCAGATGACCATAAAATGTTTGTAGACGGTCTACGAAGTATTTTAGAACAGGAAGACGATTTGCATATTATACATACAACATCGAATGGAGAAGAAGTTTTGAAATATCTAAAAATAAATCAAAATGAGCAAATTGACTTGCTTATTACAGATCTTAATATGCCTGGAATGGATGGTGTAGCACTGAATCAAAATATTAAAAAGAAATTCCCCGGAATTAAAACAATGGTGATAAGCATGCTTGAGGACGGAGCTAAAATTAAAACCTTAACCGAAGATGAGGTTAATGGTTACCTTTCTAAAAATGCGGAACAAAATGAATTACTGAGAGCAATTAGAAAAATACTTTCAGGAGAAAATTACTTTTCTTCTCGTATTCAATCTATATTAATAAAGACACTTACAAGTAATAGAAAAACTTCTGAAGTTAGATTAACTCAAAGAGAAAAAGAAGTTTTACAACTCATCGCAAAAGAATATACCACCCAAGAAATTGCAGATATGCTTTTTTTGAGCAAACATACAATTGAAAGTTATCGCAAAAACCTCATCAATAAGCTAGAAGTAAGAAATTTAGCAGGACTTACCCGCTATGCAATAGAAAATAATATGATTTAA
- a CDS encoding Glu/Leu/Phe/Val family dehydrogenase, translating to MKKEKTKKQSMHATVMSQFNKTADRMDLNINIRKILSISNSEIIVHFPVKMDDGSVEVFTGYRVQHNNALGPYKGGLRYHDTVDIDAARALAMWMTWKTSLAGLPFGGAKGGIEIDPRKYSIGELERITRRFTYALGENIGPEHDIPAPDINTNAQTMAWIADTYMSTIPTSERSHNRHIVTGKPLGVGGLEGRDRATGYGVFLSAKLYLENKGESLGGKTFIVQGFGNVGYWASHFLVKEGARLLAVQDAHATLYKKEGIDVEGLAVHSNPRKGSIADYPDAFTIDPEDFFGLECDIIIPAALGNQITAVVAEKIKAALILEGANGPTDSEGETILLRNDITIIPDIFCNSGGVISSYFEWLQNRNGELWDLEESMGKLQKKLTENFKRIQREVEEKKIDWRTAAYMLAISRIETAYQQRGIFP from the coding sequence ATGAAAAAGGAAAAAACAAAAAAACAATCAATGCATGCTACGGTAATGAGCCAGTTTAATAAAACGGCAGACCGTATGGACCTCAATATTAATATTAGAAAGATCCTTTCCATTTCCAATAGTGAAATTATAGTTCACTTTCCAGTTAAAATGGATGACGGAAGTGTAGAAGTTTTTACAGGATATCGTGTACAGCATAACAATGCCCTTGGCCCTTACAAAGGAGGTTTGCGTTATCACGACACCGTAGATATTGATGCTGCCAGAGCTTTGGCCATGTGGATGACTTGGAAAACCTCGCTTGCCGGTTTGCCCTTTGGTGGAGCTAAAGGAGGAATAGAAATAGATCCCAGAAAATATTCCATTGGAGAACTAGAGCGAATAACTCGTAGATTCACTTACGCATTGGGAGAAAACATAGGACCCGAACATGATATTCCTGCTCCCGATATTAATACTAACGCCCAAACAATGGCATGGATTGCAGATACCTATATGTCGACCATTCCAACTTCAGAGCGTTCTCATAATAGACATATTGTTACAGGAAAACCATTAGGCGTAGGCGGACTAGAAGGTCGAGATAGAGCAACTGGCTATGGTGTATTTCTTTCAGCAAAACTTTATTTAGAAAATAAAGGCGAAAGTTTAGGGGGTAAAACATTTATTGTTCAGGGCTTTGGTAATGTTGGCTATTGGGCTTCTCATTTTCTGGTAAAAGAAGGAGCGCGTTTATTGGCCGTGCAAGATGCTCATGCAACCTTATACAAAAAAGAGGGCATCGATGTAGAAGGATTAGCGGTACATTCTAACCCTAGAAAAGGTTCTATTGCAGATTATCCTGATGCATTTACTATTGATCCCGAAGATTTCTTTGGTTTAGAATGCGATATAATTATTCCCGCAGCACTGGGCAATCAAATTACTGCAGTTGTCGCTGAAAAAATAAAAGCAGCACTAATATTGGAAGGTGCTAATGGTCCAACAGATAGTGAAGGTGAAACTATTTTATTAAGAAACGATATTACTATAATTCCGGACATTTTCTGTAATTCAGGTGGGGTAATCTCAAGTTATTTTGAATGGCTTCAAAACCGTAATGGCGAGTTATGGGATTTGGAAGAAAGTATGGGGAAACTTCAGAAAAAACTTACTGAAAACTTTAAACGAATTCAACGCGAAGTTGAAGAAAAAAAGATTGATTGGAGAACCGCAGCTTACATGCTCGCTATATCTAGAATTGAAACTGCTTATCAACAAAGAGGAATTTTTCCTTAA
- a CDS encoding SusC/RagA family TonB-linked outer membrane protein: MKKIYLLVFLFFIFFQMKAQAQEIAVTGTVTGAEDGMPIPGVNVIEKGTSNGVITDFDGNYNIRISENSILEFRYIGFRTLEFPVNSRSEINVQLEPETANLDEVVVVGYGTESKSKVTGAIEQVDGESINQTPVINAGNALSGRIPGLIVNQNNSEPGNDDARILIRGLGTTGDNTPLYVIDGVANRDDLSRIDPNDIESVSVLKDASAAIYGAQAANGVILITTKRGKSGKPTINYSYSRSFVSPTRDVELADGALYARSVNSYSSQRGQEAVYSQEQIQNFEDGTTPTTDWLDEVYKPHSSQERQSFTIRGGGEAVKYFVSLGTSYQDGLISGDETSGFKQYNFRTNLDANVTEDLTLSLDLLGRQDLRSFLQSDNNTIYGNTLRAAPDIPATVNGLPARGREANNPLAIAQGNGYLKQDNNIFNGTFKANYAVPFLDGLSVSGWMAVDIYRNERKHFNQPFSYYQEVDGVVEEYRGGPSFNNTFLRLDSQNRKSVTLNASINYIEHFGDHDFDLLLAYEQNRDDRSEYWVQRNGFQTDQIDELFAGSANSELQSNNGSASLLTRQNYFGRLKYGFDDKYLAEFVFRYDGSSIFQEDNRFGFFPGVTLGWIVSNESFLENSDFLSFLKLRGSYGELGNDRVDQFQYLNLYTLGGGLVFGNENVNALFPGVAANPNITWEVSKSYNLGIDTRFFGYKLNFSANVFKEVRDNILGPRNLSVPSYTGLSLPDENIREVHNKGIELEAMYEGEVNEFSFYVGGNFTYAKSNQVYLDEEGLYPEDYQSAEGYPVRAELAYEYTGIYTSQEQLENLPGYGGGIGDPIFRDVNGDGEINNADRTRQDLTNIPQIQYGFQIGGEYKGFELNTVFAGQARATQYLRYSFAPGNNGLKYFLETAYDPETNPNGTFPSLNRGNIVDRSTMFYRDISFIRLRSAELAYNLPKNWITGVGLTNARISLSGYNLLTWDNLKGDGLTDPESINIEAWQYPITKNVSLGFNLTF, encoded by the coding sequence ATGAAGAAAATTTACTTACTCGTATTTTTGTTTTTCATCTTTTTTCAGATGAAAGCTCAAGCACAAGAGATAGCAGTCACAGGTACTGTTACTGGCGCAGAAGATGGAATGCCGATTCCCGGAGTCAATGTTATTGAAAAGGGAACATCCAACGGTGTAATTACAGATTTTGATGGAAATTACAATATTAGGATTTCTGAGAATTCTATTTTAGAGTTTAGATACATTGGATTTAGGACTTTAGAATTTCCAGTAAATAGTCGATCTGAGATCAACGTACAATTGGAACCTGAAACAGCAAATTTAGATGAAGTTGTTGTAGTTGGATACGGTACAGAGTCGAAGAGTAAAGTTACAGGAGCCATCGAACAGGTGGATGGAGAAAGCATAAATCAGACTCCTGTTATTAATGCAGGAAATGCTCTATCAGGAAGAATTCCTGGTTTGATTGTTAATCAAAATAATTCAGAACCTGGTAATGATGATGCTAGAATCTTGATTAGAGGATTAGGTACTACAGGAGACAATACACCTTTATATGTGATCGACGGAGTGGCTAATCGCGATGATCTTTCCAGAATTGATCCAAATGATATAGAAAGTGTTTCTGTACTTAAAGATGCATCAGCAGCCATTTATGGTGCACAAGCAGCAAACGGAGTGATATTGATAACCACAAAAAGGGGTAAGTCTGGAAAGCCAACAATTAATTATAGTTATAGTCGGTCTTTTGTAAGTCCTACACGAGATGTAGAATTGGCAGATGGTGCATTATATGCGCGTAGCGTGAACTCGTATTCAAGTCAGCGTGGTCAAGAAGCGGTTTACAGCCAGGAACAAATTCAGAATTTTGAAGATGGAACCACACCTACAACAGATTGGCTTGATGAGGTTTATAAGCCACATTCTTCACAAGAGCGACAAAGTTTTACCATCCGTGGTGGTGGCGAAGCAGTTAAGTACTTCGTATCCTTAGGAACATCGTATCAAGATGGACTTATTAGTGGAGATGAAACTAGCGGTTTTAAGCAATATAACTTTAGAACCAATTTAGATGCCAATGTTACTGAGGATCTTACATTAAGCTTAGATCTTTTAGGAAGACAGGATTTACGCTCATTCCTTCAGTCCGATAACAATACCATTTACGGTAATACTCTAAGAGCCGCTCCAGATATTCCTGCAACAGTGAATGGATTACCAGCACGAGGGCGAGAAGCTAACAATCCGTTGGCTATTGCTCAGGGAAATGGATATTTAAAGCAGGACAACAATATTTTCAATGGTACATTTAAAGCGAACTACGCTGTTCCGTTTTTGGATGGACTAAGTGTTTCTGGATGGATGGCTGTAGATATTTATAGAAACGAAAGAAAACACTTTAATCAACCGTTTTCATACTATCAGGAAGTAGACGGCGTAGTTGAAGAATATAGAGGTGGACCAAGTTTTAATAATACATTTCTACGTTTGGATTCTCAAAATAGAAAATCTGTTACTTTAAATGCAAGTATAAACTATATTGAGCATTTTGGTGATCACGATTTTGATTTGCTTTTAGCTTATGAGCAAAATAGAGATGATAGATCTGAATATTGGGTGCAACGTAATGGCTTTCAGACCGATCAAATAGATGAATTATTTGCTGGAAGTGCTAACTCAGAGTTACAAAGTAACAACGGCTCAGCAAGTCTTCTGACTAGACAGAATTACTTTGGACGTTTAAAATATGGTTTTGACGATAAATATTTAGCTGAATTTGTCTTCAGATATGATGGATCTTCAATTTTTCAAGAGGATAATAGATTTGGATTTTTTCCAGGGGTAACTCTCGGTTGGATTGTATCAAACGAATCTTTTTTAGAAAACAGCGATTTCCTTAGCTTTCTAAAACTTAGAGGTTCCTATGGTGAATTAGGAAACGATAGAGTAGATCAATTTCAATACCTTAACTTATATACTCTAGGCGGAGGATTAGTGTTTGGTAATGAGAACGTTAATGCTTTATTTCCCGGAGTTGCAGCAAACCCAAATATTACCTGGGAGGTATCTAAGAGTTACAATTTAGGTATAGACACACGTTTTTTCGGCTATAAATTAAACTTTAGCGCGAACGTATTTAAAGAGGTAAGAGATAATATTTTAGGTCCAAGAAATTTAAGTGTACCTAGTTATACCGGCTTAAGCTTACCAGATGAAAATATTAGAGAAGTACACAATAAAGGTATAGAGTTAGAAGCTATGTACGAGGGAGAAGTGAACGAATTTAGCTTTTATGTAGGTGGAAACTTCACTTATGCTAAGAGTAACCAAGTATATCTTGATGAAGAAGGTTTATATCCAGAAGATTATCAAAGTGCAGAAGGTTACCCTGTTAGAGCAGAACTTGCTTACGAATATACAGGTATTTATACTTCACAAGAGCAATTAGAAAACCTTCCTGGTTACGGCGGAGGCATTGGCGACCCTATCTTTAGAGATGTTAACGGGGATGGAGAAATAAACAATGCCGATAGAACTAGACAGGATTTAACGAATATTCCACAAATACAATATGGTTTTCAAATAGGTGGAGAGTATAAAGGCTTTGAACTAAACACTGTTTTTGCAGGTCAGGCTAGAGCTACCCAATATCTAAGATATAGTTTCGCTCCCGGTAATAACGGACTAAAATATTTCCTTGAAACTGCTTATGATCCCGAAACAAATCCTAATGGTACTTTCCCATCACTTAATAGAGGAAATATAGTGGATAGGAGTACGATGTTTTATAGAGATATATCTTTTATAAGACTTCGTTCTGCAGAGCTAGCTTATAATTTACCAAAAAACTGGATTACGGGAGTTGGTCTAACGAATGCTAGAATTTCTTTAAGTGGATATAACTTACTTACATGGGATAATCTTAAAGGTGATGGACTTACAGATCCAGAATCGATTAATATTGAGGCTTGGCAATACCCTATTACCAAGAATGTAAGTTTAGGTTTCAATTTAACGTTTTAA
- a CDS encoding tetratricopeptide repeat-containing sensor histidine kinase, translating to MSYSRFLFLFIFQCIFISAKAQDKYSNFKAFPILPSNVDHVLYERLEDTNKPEIRLAYLDTIAQIFDKTDLADSLLVYGERIQKSALQLPDNNSEYTFYFYRGIYYESAAKRKTGLLDEAIATYIRGIENINTEKDKLFSSYLKLGLAETYLQKEELKKSKEILDKLLPVAITQDTFNSFLTAAFGDYYYRKQEWELAVASYNKALQLPATKKLKKLFNRIQLNLAKLQAQESTYQQTLEKFQRLKKDCLNQGFYGLYIEAVINEGYVYLNEKNYEAAEIALSSAYINTVSWNRLELQKKVNRALVNLNVAKEDFENAYNLMTQYESINKIITAQQNERQVRELEEKYESLEKEREIIKLQESQLKDQIEIDRQRTIKNAVLIGFLIILIPIILLLVVYYQKLQAQSEINRQQEDLNRKEMQSLQQEQELKLARTSMKIQTKERERIAQELHDSIGGNLAAIKLQMNRLYLTSETAINLKNQLDSTYDQVREISHSLLPKEFKEQSFVPIVENYIEQFNDPENKCYFFNAYPEEAINNLPTKLQVTIFSIIKELTTNAVKHAQAHQIVIQLNYISEEENLFLMYEDDGKGFETEKSEGIGLKNLKNRIYELKGSLSIDSNLGKGTVISISIPKE from the coding sequence ATGTCCTACAGTAGGTTTCTCTTTTTATTTATTTTTCAATGCATTTTTATATCGGCGAAGGCGCAGGATAAGTATTCTAATTTTAAAGCTTTTCCTATACTTCCCTCCAATGTAGACCATGTTCTTTATGAAAGATTAGAAGATACGAATAAACCAGAAATACGTCTTGCTTATCTAGATACCATTGCCCAGATTTTTGATAAAACAGACTTGGCAGATTCTTTATTGGTATATGGTGAGCGTATTCAAAAATCTGCGTTACAATTACCAGATAATAACTCAGAATATACATTTTATTTTTACCGCGGAATATATTATGAAAGTGCTGCCAAAAGAAAAACAGGATTACTGGATGAGGCTATTGCAACTTACATTCGAGGTATTGAAAATATAAATACTGAAAAAGATAAATTATTTTCCAGCTATCTTAAATTAGGTCTAGCAGAAACCTATTTACAAAAAGAGGAATTAAAAAAAAGCAAGGAAATTCTGGATAAACTTTTACCGGTTGCAATAACACAGGATACCTTTAATTCCTTTCTTACCGCTGCATTTGGTGATTATTATTATAGAAAACAAGAATGGGAATTAGCTGTAGCTTCGTATAATAAAGCATTACAATTACCTGCCACAAAAAAGCTTAAGAAATTATTCAACCGCATACAATTAAACCTGGCTAAACTTCAGGCACAAGAGAGTACTTATCAACAAACATTAGAGAAATTTCAGCGACTAAAAAAAGATTGTTTAAATCAAGGCTTTTATGGTTTGTATATCGAAGCTGTAATAAATGAAGGCTATGTTTATTTGAACGAAAAAAATTATGAAGCTGCTGAAATTGCCTTGAGTTCCGCCTATATTAACACCGTTTCTTGGAATCGATTAGAGTTACAGAAAAAAGTAAATAGAGCTCTTGTAAATCTTAATGTTGCCAAAGAAGATTTTGAGAATGCTTATAATTTAATGACTCAATATGAGTCTATTAATAAAATAATTACAGCGCAACAAAATGAACGACAGGTTAGAGAATTAGAAGAAAAATACGAAAGCCTAGAAAAAGAGCGGGAGATTATAAAGCTTCAGGAATCTCAGCTAAAAGATCAAATAGAAATTGATCGCCAACGCACTATTAAAAATGCGGTTTTAATTGGTTTTCTAATCATTTTGATTCCTATAATTTTATTGCTAGTGGTGTACTATCAAAAGTTACAGGCACAAAGTGAAATAAATCGGCAACAAGAAGATTTAAATCGCAAAGAGATGCAAAGCCTGCAACAGGAGCAAGAATTAAAGCTTGCCAGAACTTCCATGAAAATACAAACCAAAGAGCGCGAACGAATTGCGCAGGAGCTTCATGATAGTATAGGTGGTAATCTCGCAGCTATTAAACTTCAGATGAACAGGCTTTATCTAACATCAGAAACAGCTATCAATCTAAAGAACCAATTGGATAGTACTTACGACCAAGTTCGTGAGATTTCACATAGTTTATTACCCAAAGAATTTAAAGAGCAGTCTTTCGTTCCCATCGTAGAAAATTATATTGAACAATTTAACGATCCTGAAAATAAGTGCTATTTCTTTAATGCCTATCCTGAAGAAGCCATTAATAATTTACCTACGAAACTACAGGTTACCATCTTCAGTATCATCAAAGAATTAACAACAAATGCAGTGAAACATGCCCAAGCCCATCAGATTGTGATTCAACTAAATTATATTTCTGAAGAGGAAAATCTGTTTTTAATGTATGAAGATGACGGGAAAGGTTTTGAAACCGAAAAATCGGAAGGTATAGGTTTAAAAAATCTAAAAAATAGAATTTATGAGCTTAAGGGGAGCTTATCTATAGATAGTAATTTGGGCAAAGGAACGGTAATTAGTATTAGTATTCCGAAGGAATAA
- a CDS encoding RagB/SusD family nutrient uptake outer membrane protein — translation MMKRTYKLLYIVGLVNLFAFQSCSDDILDTKPLNGYSDVAVFSDASLLRNYVNGAYGGLRTPFRDENTFTDGLSDNAYNQHGSAEAQIRRYNQGEVTRDNGESVTFNLWANAYYYIRRTNLFFEQIEGSPINEDELAVMEGEMHFLRAYNYFQLLKWYGGVPLINDTFELDQDSYAVERNSIDETVDFIVQELDLAISQLPGMNSVITGRASMEAAMALKGRTLLYAASPLFNDSNDQGKWQKAMEANRDVMNLESISLVDMSNWGAMFRGENNQEVIFEKQYSQQNNQGYGVNIWLFPNSNGGWATTTPTQSLVDSFELLSTGERPSESSNYDPQNPYQNRDPRFYETILYNGASFKDGTYDPYLDKDEPENAELAGLDSRISSISPHNATRTGYNFLKWSLPELGEFDGNTGRYIFFRKTEFYLNYAEAQIALGNEAEAKEAINEVRTSRGMPEVTSSGDELINDYRNETRVEFALEDHRFFDIRRWMIADEILDQPAMGVDVYKLSNGDFEYNYDFVTQQNRNWVERQYFLPIPFAEIQRSGGAIEQNPGYQQ, via the coding sequence ATGATGAAAAGAACATATAAACTTTTATATATCGTTGGGCTAGTAAACCTTTTTGCTTTCCAGTCCTGTTCCGATGATATTTTAGATACAAAACCTTTAAATGGATATAGCGATGTTGCTGTATTTTCAGATGCTTCACTACTAAGAAATTATGTGAATGGAGCTTATGGAGGGCTAAGAACACCATTTAGAGATGAAAACACTTTTACAGATGGCCTTAGCGATAATGCTTATAATCAACATGGTAGTGCCGAAGCACAAATAAGACGTTACAACCAGGGAGAGGTAACCCGTGATAATGGTGAAAGCGTAACCTTTAATTTATGGGCGAATGCTTATTACTATATCCGTAGAACTAATTTATTTTTTGAGCAAATTGAAGGTTCTCCAATTAACGAAGATGAATTAGCGGTAATGGAAGGAGAAATGCACTTTCTAAGAGCCTATAATTATTTTCAATTATTGAAGTGGTATGGCGGTGTACCATTAATTAATGACACTTTTGAGCTTGATCAAGATAGTTATGCTGTAGAAAGAAATTCTATAGATGAAACGGTAGATTTTATTGTTCAGGAATTAGATTTAGCGATAAGTCAACTACCCGGGATGAATTCTGTAATTACAGGTCGAGCATCAATGGAAGCCGCAATGGCATTAAAAGGTAGAACATTACTTTATGCCGCAAGTCCATTATTCAACGATTCTAACGATCAGGGTAAATGGCAAAAAGCTATGGAAGCAAATCGAGATGTGATGAATTTAGAATCTATTTCTTTGGTAGACATGAGCAACTGGGGAGCAATGTTTAGAGGAGAAAACAATCAAGAAGTTATTTTCGAAAAACAATACTCACAGCAAAACAACCAAGGATATGGTGTAAATATTTGGTTGTTCCCAAACAGCAATGGTGGTTGGGCAACTACAACACCTACGCAAAGTCTGGTAGATAGTTTTGAATTGCTTAGCACTGGTGAACGACCATCAGAATCATCAAATTATGATCCGCAAAATCCTTATCAAAATAGGGATCCTAGATTCTACGAAACAATTCTTTATAACGGAGCTTCATTTAAAGACGGGACATACGATCCTTATTTAGATAAGGATGAACCAGAAAATGCTGAATTAGCTGGTCTGGACTCAAGAATTTCAAGCATATCTCCGCATAATGCAACTAGAACGGGATATAACTTTTTAAAATGGAGTCTGCCGGAATTGGGAGAATTCGATGGAAATACAGGACGTTATATTTTCTTCAGAAAAACAGAGTTCTATTTAAATTATGCTGAAGCGCAGATAGCATTAGGTAACGAAGCTGAAGCCAAGGAAGCAATTAATGAAGTTAGAACTTCTAGAGGAATGCCTGAAGTAACTTCATCTGGAGATGAATTAATTAACGATTATAGAAATGAAACCAGAGTAGAGTTTGCTTTAGAAGATCATAGATTCTTTGATATAAGACGATGGATGATTGCTGATGAGATTTTGGATCAACCGGCAATGGGTGTCGATGTCTATAAATTATCTAATGGTGATTTTGAATATAATTACGATTTTGTAACTCAGCAAAACCGAAATTGGGTAGAACGACAGTATTTTTTACCTATACCTTTTGCAGAGATTCAAAGAAGTGGTGGAGCTATCGAACAAAACCCAGGCTATCAGCAGTAG
- a CDS encoding DUF805 domain-containing protein: MKWYLKVFRQYSDFKGRARRKEYFMFGLINAIFSICCMLLSFCLSNWLETPAFIGIYVLYMLASLLPSLAVSVRRLHDIGKSGWMLLVGFIPLVGSIWMLILLITDSEPSDNQYGPNPKEDVVLEHI; this comes from the coding sequence ATGAAATGGTATTTAAAAGTATTCCGTCAATATTCAGATTTTAAAGGCAGAGCTAGAAGAAAAGAATATTTTATGTTTGGGCTAATCAACGCCATATTTTCTATATGTTGTATGCTCTTAAGTTTTTGTCTAAGTAATTGGTTAGAAACTCCGGCTTTTATAGGTATTTATGTTTTATACATGTTAGCTTCCTTACTGCCATCGCTCGCGGTATCGGTAAGGCGTTTACATGATATTGGTAAAAGCGGATGGATGTTATTAGTTGGGTTTATTCCATTAGTAGGATCTATATGGATGCTTATCCTGCTTATTACAGATAGTGAGCCAAGTGACAATCAATACGGCCCAAACCCCAAAGAGGATGTGGTTCTAGAACATATTTAG